A part of Aurantimicrobium sp. MWH-Uga1 genomic DNA contains:
- a CDS encoding SURF1 family protein, with the protein MNTVLTPREAPERVPWYAVALTKRWLTYLLLTAIFAGTCIALSTWQFNRREEAQREISRVLANYEASPITLNEALPNLDTFDPDDKWIPVTVTGTYLSEEQFIVRSRPREQQAGVEVLTPLLTDQGNVFVINRGWLPVLPDGTETYTLPAPPSGEVTVVARLKAGEPAIPGREAAGNQLATIELPLIADIIGYPTYTGAYGVLDSETPPPSENPPLAAKKPSLDEGAHLSYAYQWIMFGVLAFIALVWAIRNELRLRNAETDEGKARELKRQQKRASQPTEEDIEDALLDQASR; encoded by the coding sequence TTGAACACAGTTCTCACCCCTCGCGAAGCACCTGAACGTGTTCCTTGGTATGCAGTCGCACTCACAAAAAGGTGGTTGACGTACCTCTTGTTGACAGCAATATTTGCAGGTACCTGTATAGCACTTTCAACGTGGCAGTTTAATCGGCGGGAAGAAGCCCAGCGAGAGATTAGCAGGGTCTTAGCAAATTACGAGGCATCCCCCATAACCCTCAATGAAGCCCTGCCGAACCTGGATACTTTCGATCCTGACGATAAGTGGATTCCAGTTACCGTAACTGGAACATATTTATCTGAAGAACAATTCATTGTTCGAAGTCGTCCACGCGAACAGCAGGCTGGGGTTGAAGTTCTTACTCCCCTGCTGACTGATCAGGGCAATGTCTTTGTTATCAACCGCGGCTGGCTTCCTGTTTTGCCTGATGGCACAGAAACATACACCCTGCCGGCACCACCATCTGGTGAGGTAACGGTAGTTGCCCGCCTGAAAGCAGGAGAACCTGCCATTCCAGGTCGCGAAGCAGCAGGAAACCAACTAGCAACGATTGAATTACCCCTCATCGCAGACATTATTGGTTACCCCACGTATACCGGTGCATACGGTGTGTTGGATTCAGAGACGCCTCCACCGAGTGAAAACCCACCATTGGCAGCCAAAAAGCCCTCATTAGATGAAGGCGCTCATCTGAGTTATGCCTACCAATGGATTATGTTCGGTGTTCTGGCATTTATCGCCTTAGTTTGGGCAATACGCAACGAACTTCGTCTACGAAATGCTGAGACAGATGAAGGTAAAGCTCGCGAACTCAAACGACAGCAAAAACGCGCGTCACAACCTACTGAAGAGGACATCGAGGATGCTCTCCTGGATCAGGCCTCTCGCTAG
- the glgA gene encoding glycogen synthase, which translates to MRVDLLTKEYPPEIYGGAGVHVAELVKALRASDEIHVRCFGGVRDERDVTNYLVPQELHSANAALQTIGVNLLMANDTVGADIVHSHTWYANEAGRLSQQLHGIPHVITAHSLEPLRPWKAEQLGGGYKVSSSIELNAYESADAVIAVSAGMRSDILRSYPDIDPSKVHVIHNGIDVQAWAPTSNPELLERWGVDSSRPSIVFVGRITRQKGLPYLLKAAQALPEDVQLILCAGAPDTEEIKQEVELRVSQLQKERSGVIWIPDHLPRHELAAILTSATAFVCPSIYEPLGIVNLEAMACGIPVVGTATGGIPEVIADGETGWLVPIEQLQDGTGTPLNPEQYVADLAQAMINAVSDIERARRMGVAARERARTHFYWAAIAEQTRSIYNLVRA; encoded by the coding sequence ATGCGCGTTGATTTACTCACCAAGGAATATCCGCCTGAGATTTATGGCGGTGCCGGTGTTCACGTTGCTGAATTGGTAAAGGCTTTGCGCGCAAGTGATGAGATTCACGTTCGCTGCTTTGGCGGAGTTCGTGATGAACGCGATGTGACAAACTACCTGGTTCCTCAAGAACTACATTCAGCAAATGCCGCGTTGCAGACCATTGGTGTGAATCTCCTGATGGCAAACGACACTGTTGGGGCTGACATCGTTCATTCGCACACCTGGTATGCCAATGAAGCTGGACGGCTTTCTCAACAGTTGCATGGAATTCCTCACGTCATTACAGCTCACAGTCTGGAGCCTTTGAGGCCATGGAAAGCAGAACAGCTCGGCGGCGGATACAAAGTTTCCAGCTCCATAGAACTCAACGCATATGAGAGTGCAGATGCAGTAATTGCTGTTTCCGCCGGCATGCGTTCGGATATTCTGCGAAGTTACCCCGATATCGATCCCAGCAAAGTGCACGTCATTCACAACGGAATTGATGTTCAGGCTTGGGCTCCAACATCTAATCCTGAACTTTTGGAGCGGTGGGGGGTAGATTCGTCACGCCCTTCAATTGTTTTTGTCGGCAGAATTACACGGCAAAAGGGTTTGCCATATTTACTCAAGGCAGCTCAAGCCCTACCTGAGGATGTACAGCTGATTTTGTGTGCTGGTGCTCCAGACACTGAGGAAATCAAGCAAGAAGTAGAACTCAGGGTTTCTCAACTGCAGAAGGAACGTTCTGGAGTTATCTGGATTCCTGATCATCTGCCGCGACACGAGCTTGCTGCCATTTTGACATCAGCCACTGCTTTCGTATGTCCCTCCATTTATGAACCTCTTGGAATCGTCAATTTAGAAGCCATGGCCTGTGGAATACCGGTGGTGGGAACAGCCACTGGAGGAATTCCGGAAGTTATTGCAGACGGAGAAACGGGTTGGTTAGTCCCTATTGAACAACTTCAAGATGGCACTGGGACGCCTCTAAATCCTGAACAATATGTCGCTGATTTAGCTCAGGCAATGATTAATGCAGTCTCGGATATAGAACGGGCTCGTCGTATGGGTGTTGCTGCTCGCGAACGAGCACGCACACACTTCTACTGGGCGGCAATTGCAGAGCAAACACGGTCTATTTACAACTTAGTTCGCGCATAA
- the fabG gene encoding 3-oxoacyl-ACP reductase FabG, translating into MHPIGGNVTVRTVLITGGNRGIGYALAEEFISQGHRVAVTARSGEGPAGSLTVRADVTDGSSLDSAYAEVEEKLGPVEVLVANAGITKDTLVMRMTDDEFDSVVDTNLGGTFKVVKRAIKGMLKARFGRIILISSVVGLYGSAGQVNYSSSKSALVGMARSLTRELGARGITANVVAPGFIETDMTAALPEEQQEQYKKNIPAGRFAQPSEVAKVCAWLASDDSGYISGAVIPVDGGLGMGH; encoded by the coding sequence ATGCATCCAATAGGAGGAAATGTGACCGTTCGTACAGTACTCATTACTGGTGGAAACAGAGGCATTGGGTATGCCCTTGCAGAGGAATTCATCTCCCAAGGCCATCGAGTTGCTGTCACAGCACGCTCTGGTGAAGGTCCTGCCGGCTCGCTTACTGTTCGAGCAGATGTCACAGATGGTTCTTCACTCGACTCTGCATACGCAGAAGTTGAAGAAAAACTTGGTCCAGTAGAAGTTCTCGTTGCCAATGCAGGTATTACCAAAGATACCCTCGTGATGCGAATGACCGACGATGAGTTTGACTCTGTTGTTGATACCAATCTCGGTGGAACCTTCAAAGTAGTCAAGCGTGCGATCAAGGGCATGTTAAAGGCGCGATTCGGTCGAATCATATTGATTTCCTCTGTTGTCGGACTCTATGGCTCCGCCGGCCAAGTTAACTACTCCTCTTCAAAGAGTGCGTTGGTGGGTATGGCTCGCTCACTTACTCGTGAATTAGGCGCACGTGGAATTACTGCAAATGTTGTCGCACCTGGCTTTATTGAGACCGATATGACTGCAGCGCTGCCTGAGGAGCAGCAGGAGCAATACAAAAAGAACATTCCTGCAGGACGCTTTGCTCAGCCCTCGGAGGTCGCCAAGGTGTGTGCGTGGCTTGCTTCTGATGACTCAGGTTATATCTCGGGAGCTGTGATTCCTGTTGATGGTGGATTAGGTATGGGGCACTAA
- a CDS encoding DUF3099 domain-containing protein → MKKKLQSATTLPPSPADERRIRMVKYTIAMSIRMVCIIGMLFVSGWWLVVFAAGAIVLPYFAMIAANVKMAPKTSYVERPSTIVLYQEKQS, encoded by the coding sequence ATGAAGAAGAAACTTCAGTCCGCAACAACCCTTCCACCATCCCCCGCGGACGAGCGGCGAATTCGTATGGTCAAATACACCATCGCAATGAGTATTCGTATGGTTTGCATCATTGGGATGCTCTTTGTTTCTGGCTGGTGGCTTGTTGTCTTTGCCGCTGGCGCAATTGTGCTTCCCTACTTTGCCATGATTGCTGCAAACGTCAAGATGGCACCAAAAACCTCGTATGTTGAGCGCCCAAGCACCATCGTGCTCTATCAAGAAAAGCAGTCTTGA
- the glgC gene encoding glucose-1-phosphate adenylyltransferase: MATKVFGIVLAGGEGKRLMPLTEDRAKPAVPFGGQYRLVDFAISNLINSGLRQIVVLTQYKSHSLDRHVSQTWRMSGLLGSYVASVPAQQRLGKRWFSGSADAILQSLNLIRDEKPDIVVVVGADHVYRMDFDQMIQAHIESGRKATVAAIRQPIRLADQFGVIEVDDKDVTKISRFREKPTDAVGLPDNPGEVLVSMGNYVFDADALIDAVERDGELTDSNHDMGGDIIPYFVSEDQAGVYDFQRNDVPGSTDRDKYYWRDVGSIESFFDAHMDLISTLPVFNLYNTEWPIYSMQVNSPPAKFVRDARGRVGATIDSVVSLGSLLSGAHIERSVLGPWCQVDSGASIHDSIVFDHVNVGQDVEIRRAILDKEVVVEPGSKIGVDHERDKARGFTVTESGITVVGKGVRVTP; this comes from the coding sequence ATGGCCACGAAGGTTTTTGGAATTGTTCTCGCTGGCGGCGAGGGCAAAAGACTAATGCCCCTGACCGAGGACAGGGCAAAGCCTGCAGTCCCTTTTGGTGGGCAATACCGTCTCGTTGATTTTGCGATTTCGAATCTGATTAATTCAGGGCTTCGCCAAATTGTGGTCCTTACTCAATACAAATCACATTCACTGGACCGTCACGTCTCCCAAACGTGGAGAATGTCTGGTCTTCTTGGCTCTTATGTTGCCTCCGTTCCAGCACAACAACGCTTGGGAAAGAGATGGTTTTCGGGTAGCGCAGATGCCATCTTGCAAAGTTTGAACCTCATCCGTGACGAAAAACCTGACATTGTCGTTGTTGTTGGCGCCGATCACGTTTACCGTATGGATTTTGATCAGATGATCCAAGCCCACATTGAATCAGGACGCAAAGCCACTGTTGCCGCTATTCGCCAACCGATTCGTCTAGCTGATCAGTTCGGTGTCATCGAAGTCGATGACAAGGACGTGACAAAGATTTCCAGATTCCGTGAAAAGCCAACCGATGCAGTGGGACTGCCAGACAATCCTGGTGAAGTTCTTGTATCCATGGGTAACTATGTGTTTGACGCAGATGCCCTAATTGACGCCGTTGAACGTGATGGTGAACTCACAGATTCAAACCACGATATGGGAGGAGACATCATTCCCTATTTCGTGAGTGAAGATCAAGCGGGTGTTTATGATTTCCAACGGAATGATGTTCCAGGGTCAACTGATCGCGACAAATATTACTGGCGCGACGTGGGAAGCATCGAAAGTTTTTTTGACGCCCACATGGATTTGATTTCTACATTGCCCGTCTTCAACCTGTACAACACTGAGTGGCCTATTTACTCTATGCAGGTCAACTCTCCCCCAGCCAAATTTGTTCGTGATGCACGAGGACGCGTTGGAGCAACAATTGATTCTGTCGTCTCTCTGGGTTCTTTGTTGTCTGGTGCTCACATAGAAAGAAGTGTTCTAGGACCATGGTGTCAAGTTGATTCAGGTGCAAGCATCCATGACTCCATCGTTTTTGACCATGTCAATGTTGGACAAGATGTTGAAATTCGCCGAGCTATTCTTGATAAGGAAGTCGTTGTTGAACCCGGTTCAAAAATCGGTGTAGATCACGAACGCGATAAAGCACGAGGGTTCACAGTTACTGAATCCGGAATCACCGTCGTCGGCAAGGGAGTACGAGTAACACCATGA
- the serB gene encoding phosphoserine phosphatase SerB, which yields MIEDRNDFTATDSSRYLVVLDVDSTLIENEAIELLAEEAGSLELVAAVTERAMRGELDFAESLRERVATLAGLPSSVFETVRSRITVTAGAEILIKRIQELGGTVGVVSGGFHELLDPLAQQLGLDKWKANRLEVVEGVLTGNLVGEIIDADAKADALRQWAQETSIPLSQTVAIGDGANDLKMMEVAALGIAFCAKPIVQESADVALNERDLSKALGLIGL from the coding sequence ATGATTGAAGACCGTAACGATTTCACCGCTACGGACTCATCTCGGTACCTCGTAGTTCTAGACGTTGACTCAACGTTGATAGAAAACGAAGCTATTGAACTGTTAGCTGAGGAAGCAGGTTCACTAGAGCTCGTCGCTGCTGTAACGGAGCGTGCAATGCGTGGCGAGCTTGATTTTGCTGAGAGTTTGCGAGAAAGAGTTGCCACTCTTGCAGGATTACCCTCCTCGGTTTTTGAGACTGTTCGATCACGAATTACAGTCACCGCAGGTGCAGAGATACTCATTAAACGAATACAGGAACTCGGCGGCACAGTAGGAGTGGTAAGTGGAGGTTTTCACGAACTCCTCGATCCGCTCGCACAGCAACTTGGCTTAGATAAGTGGAAAGCTAATCGTCTTGAAGTTGTTGAGGGAGTACTCACCGGAAACCTTGTAGGAGAGATTATTGACGCAGATGCTAAAGCAGATGCACTACGCCAGTGGGCTCAAGAAACCTCTATTCCCCTATCGCAGACGGTAGCTATCGGGGATGGGGCAAACGACCTCAAAATGATGGAGGTAGCCGCTCTGGGAATAGCTTTCTGCGCAAAGCCAATAGTTCAAGAAAGTGCTGATGTGGCCTTGAACGAACGAGACCTCAGCAAAGCCTTGGGGCTAATTGGGCTTTAG
- a CDS encoding ABC transporter ATP-binding protein has product MVQVLKFSHASLVRDGHSVVSDLDWDVTSDQRWIILGANGAGKTSLLDMAAGWDIPTSGQVTVLDEDLATADPEWLRPRVGYASSSMAKRIPPTETVSDAVITAAYAAAERRGEQFEDIDIRRARRVLAEWRLEGFSDRTLVSLSEGEAKRMQIARSIMTDPELLLLDEPTAGLDMGSREEILQMLGFFAGNPSAPAIVMVTHHVEEIPRGFTHVLLMKDGTAAYAGPIESTLTEANLSDVFGVKISLFSNDGRYSAQATL; this is encoded by the coding sequence ATGGTCCAGGTTCTTAAGTTTTCTCACGCGTCTCTTGTTCGCGACGGGCATTCCGTTGTTTCTGACCTTGATTGGGATGTGACAAGTGACCAACGCTGGATCATTCTTGGCGCTAACGGTGCTGGGAAAACGTCACTGTTAGATATGGCTGCTGGATGGGACATCCCAACCAGCGGACAGGTGACCGTTCTCGATGAAGATCTTGCCACGGCAGACCCTGAATGGTTGCGTCCTCGAGTGGGCTATGCCTCCTCAAGCATGGCCAAGCGTATTCCTCCAACAGAAACTGTTTCGGACGCTGTTATCACCGCGGCATATGCCGCTGCTGAACGTCGTGGTGAACAGTTTGAAGACATTGATATAAGGCGTGCCCGACGCGTTCTTGCTGAGTGGCGTCTCGAAGGTTTCAGCGATCGCACTCTTGTTTCACTCTCTGAGGGTGAAGCAAAGCGTATGCAAATTGCGCGCTCGATCATGACCGACCCGGAATTGCTCTTACTCGATGAGCCAACAGCTGGACTGGATATGGGCTCGCGTGAAGAAATTTTGCAGATGTTGGGTTTTTTTGCCGGAAACCCGTCAGCTCCTGCAATCGTCATGGTTACTCACCATGTTGAAGAAATTCCACGCGGGTTTACCCATGTTCTTCTGATGAAGGATGGAACCGCAGCTTACGCTGGACCTATTGAATCCACACTGACAGAAGCGAACCTTTCAGACGTGTTCGGTGTCAAAATTTCTCTGTTCTCCAATGATGGTCGCTACTCGGCGCAAGCAACCCTCTAG
- a CDS encoding type B 50S ribosomal protein L31, protein MKSDIHPEYAPVVFHDLASGESFLTRSTATSSKTVKWTDGNEYPVIDVEISSASHPFYTGKQRIMDSAGRVEKFNKRFAGFGQ, encoded by the coding sequence ATGAAGTCTGACATCCACCCCGAGTACGCACCAGTCGTATTTCACGACCTGGCTTCGGGAGAGTCGTTCCTGACACGTTCCACCGCTACCAGCTCAAAGACTGTTAAGTGGACCGATGGCAACGAATACCCCGTCATCGACGTTGAAATCTCTAGCGCATCACACCCCTTCTACACAGGAAAGCAGCGCATCATGGACTCCGCAGGACGTGTTGAGAAGTTCAACAAGCGTTTTGCTGGATTTGGCCAGTAA